A region from the Haloarcula limicola genome encodes:
- a CDS encoding PRC-barrel domain-containing protein, producing the protein MDKESIPQEITTLVGREVYSNNGVFVGEVEDLRLDLDRHEITGLALYQLNTELFDAETQSARGVIVPYRWVQAVGDVIIINDVVERLHQPETEEDEEEVAA; encoded by the coding sequence ATGGATAAGGAGAGCATCCCACAGGAGATAACCACGCTCGTCGGGCGCGAGGTTTACTCGAACAACGGGGTCTTCGTCGGCGAAGTCGAGGACCTCCGGTTGGACCTCGACCGACACGAGATCACGGGGCTGGCGCTGTACCAGCTGAACACCGAGCTGTTCGACGCCGAGACCCAGTCCGCCCGCGGCGTCATCGTCCCCTACCGCTGGGTGCAGGCCGTCGGCGACGTCATCATCATCAACGACGTCGTCGAACGCCTCCACCAGCCCGAGACCGAGGAAGACGAAGAAGAGGTCGCCGCCTAA
- a CDS encoding DHH family phosphoesterase has protein sequence MSAASGITMASMSTYAILGCGSVGHAVAEELVDEGKDVLILDADDGRVEALRDQDLNAQQADIREPDVVETLRDRDVVLIMSSDVDANAEAVENIRSADGEQFIVARADDPVSGDELTELGADVVINPSTVIADSALRALETGELEFKASQLSDVIDATEDRMAILIHRSPDPDSIASAAALRAIAESREVEADIIYEGEIGHQENRAFVNLLGIELASRESVDLADYDTFALVDVAKGGEPDVDSVDVIIDHYEHEDEHDATFSDIRPNVSATSTILTKYIQELDLTLDQTVATALLYGIRAETLDFKRDTTPADLTAAAYLYPFADHDTLEQVESPSMSPETLDVLAEAIRNREVQGSHLVSNAGFIRDRDALSQAAQHLLNLEGITTTAVFAIADDTIYLAARSKDIRMNIGKVLADAFGEMGETAGHSTDASVEIPLGIFTGLETNDDNRDTLLDLTEEAVKRKLFEAMGVDSSSSEGTNGS, from the coding sequence ATGAGTGCAGCCAGCGGCATTACGATGGCCTCGATGTCTACGTACGCCATCCTGGGGTGTGGGAGCGTCGGCCACGCCGTGGCGGAGGAACTCGTCGACGAGGGGAAGGACGTCCTCATCCTCGACGCCGACGACGGCCGGGTAGAGGCGCTGCGCGACCAGGACCTCAACGCCCAGCAGGCCGACATCCGCGAGCCCGACGTCGTCGAGACGCTGCGCGACCGCGACGTCGTCCTCATCATGTCCTCGGACGTCGACGCCAACGCCGAGGCCGTCGAGAACATCCGGAGCGCCGACGGCGAGCAGTTCATCGTCGCCCGCGCCGACGACCCGGTCTCGGGCGACGAACTCACCGAGTTGGGTGCCGACGTGGTCATCAACCCCTCGACGGTCATCGCCGACTCGGCGCTCCGTGCGCTCGAAACCGGCGAGTTGGAGTTCAAGGCGTCGCAGCTGAGCGACGTCATCGACGCCACCGAAGACCGGATGGCGATCCTCATCCACCGCTCGCCCGACCCGGACTCCATCGCGTCGGCCGCGGCGCTTCGAGCCATCGCGGAGAGCCGCGAGGTCGAGGCGGACATCATCTACGAGGGGGAGATCGGCCATCAGGAGAACCGGGCGTTCGTCAACTTGCTCGGTATCGAACTCGCCTCTCGGGAGTCCGTCGACTTGGCCGACTACGACACGTTCGCGCTGGTCGACGTGGCGAAGGGTGGCGAACCGGACGTCGACAGCGTCGACGTCATCATCGACCACTACGAGCACGAAGACGAACACGACGCCACGTTCTCGGACATCCGGCCGAACGTCTCGGCCACCTCGACCATCCTGACGAAGTACATTCAGGAACTCGACCTCACGCTGGATCAGACCGTCGCCACCGCCCTCCTGTACGGCATTCGCGCCGAGACGCTGGACTTCAAGCGCGACACGACGCCGGCGGACCTGACCGCCGCGGCGTACCTCTATCCGTTCGCGGACCACGACACGCTCGAGCAGGTCGAGTCGCCGTCGATGAGCCCGGAGACGCTCGACGTCCTCGCCGAGGCCATCCGGAACCGCGAGGTGCAGGGCAGTCACCTCGTCTCGAACGCCGGGTTCATCCGTGACCGCGACGCGCTCTCGCAGGCCGCACAACATCTGCTCAACCTCGAAGGCATCACGACTACGGCCGTCTTCGCCATCGCCGACGACACCATCTACTTGGCGGCTCGGTCGAAGGACATCCGCATGAACATCGGGAAAGTCCTCGCCGACGCCTTCGGCGAGATGGGCGAGACGGCGGGTCACTCGACGGACGCGAGCGTCGAGATTCCGCTCGGTATCTTCACGGGGCTGGAGACGAACGACGACAATCGCGATACGCTACTCGACCTCACGGAAGAGGCGGTCAAGCGAAAACTGTTCGAGGCGATGGGCGTCGATAGTTCGAGCAGCGAGGGAACGAACGGGAGTTAG
- a CDS encoding GNAT family N-acetyltransferase, translated as MTAYDCYVGSDGALGDRARSVRRTVFIEEQGVSEAEEMDDKDGVATHVLLTDGDEPVATARLRLVGEATAKVERVAVLADYRGEGLGVRVMDAVETVAGDRGATEAKLHGQTQVRGFYERLGYEAVGEEFEEAGIPHVEMVKPLD; from the coding sequence ATGACTGCGTACGACTGTTACGTCGGTTCCGACGGCGCGCTCGGCGACCGGGCGCGGTCGGTTCGCCGCACCGTCTTCATCGAGGAACAGGGCGTCTCCGAGGCCGAGGAGATGGACGACAAGGACGGCGTCGCCACGCACGTCCTGCTGACGGACGGTGACGAACCGGTGGCGACCGCCCGCCTCCGACTCGTCGGAGAGGCGACTGCGAAAGTCGAGCGGGTCGCCGTCCTCGCCGACTACCGCGGCGAGGGGCTGGGCGTTCGCGTCATGGACGCCGTCGAGACGGTGGCCGGGGACCGCGGCGCGACCGAGGCTAAACTGCACGGGCAGACGCAGGTTCGAGGGTTCTACGAGCGCCTCGGCTACGAAGCCGTCGGTGAGGAGTTCGAAGAAGCGGGGATTCCGCACGTCGAGATGGTGAAACCCCTCGACTGA
- the guaB gene encoding IMP dehydrogenase, whose amino-acid sequence MANDSEPFSEKLRVPEALTFDDVLLRPKESRVEPDEADTATRVSKSVQLNVPVLTAAMDTVTESDMAIAMARQGGLGVLHRNMDADEMAAEIERVKRADELIIRDVVTASPEQTVREVDEMMERAGVSGAPVVDEANGEVLGVISGTDIRPYLEVGESDAVTEAMTDEVITAPEDVSPREALELMYDHKIERVPIVDDDNRLVGLVTMKGVLQRREYDEAARDDDGKLRAGAAVGPFEVDRAQIADEAGADILFIDCAHAHNANVIDSAREIKAEVDADVVVGNIGTREAAEAVVDFADGVKVGIGPGSICTTRVVTGSGMPQISAVAQVADVASERDVPVIADGGIRYSGDAIKAIAAGADAVMLGSYFAGTDEAPGRVITMNGKKYKQYRGMGSVGAMNEGGGERYLKEDDENEEYVPEGVEAATPYKGSLESELHQLVGGMQSGMGYVGAETIPEFKERSEFVRVSAAGQQESHPHDVMITDEAPNYSPES is encoded by the coding sequence ATGGCGAACGATTCCGAGCCTTTCTCAGAGAAACTCCGCGTTCCGGAGGCGCTGACCTTCGACGACGTACTGCTGCGACCGAAGGAGTCCCGCGTCGAGCCCGACGAGGCCGACACCGCGACACGGGTCTCGAAGAGCGTGCAGCTCAACGTTCCAGTACTGACGGCGGCGATGGACACCGTCACCGAGAGCGACATGGCGATCGCCATGGCCCGACAGGGCGGCCTCGGCGTCCTCCACCGCAACATGGACGCGGACGAGATGGCCGCCGAGATCGAACGCGTCAAGCGCGCCGACGAGCTCATCATCCGCGACGTCGTCACCGCCAGCCCCGAGCAGACGGTGCGAGAGGTCGACGAGATGATGGAGCGAGCGGGCGTCTCCGGCGCGCCCGTCGTCGACGAAGCGAACGGCGAAGTGCTCGGCGTCATCTCCGGGACCGACATCCGCCCGTATCTCGAAGTCGGTGAGTCCGACGCGGTCACCGAGGCCATGACCGACGAGGTCATCACCGCCCCCGAGGACGTGAGCCCCCGCGAGGCGCTCGAGCTGATGTACGACCACAAGATCGAGCGCGTCCCCATCGTCGACGACGACAACCGACTCGTCGGGCTCGTGACGATGAAGGGCGTCCTCCAGCGCCGCGAGTACGACGAGGCCGCCCGCGACGACGACGGCAAACTCCGTGCCGGGGCCGCCGTCGGCCCGTTCGAGGTCGACCGCGCTCAGATCGCCGACGAGGCCGGTGCGGACATCCTCTTCATCGACTGCGCTCACGCGCACAACGCCAACGTCATCGACAGCGCCCGCGAGATAAAGGCCGAAGTCGACGCCGACGTCGTCGTCGGCAACATCGGCACCCGCGAGGCCGCGGAGGCCGTCGTCGACTTCGCCGACGGCGTCAAGGTCGGCATCGGCCCCGGCTCGATCTGTACGACTCGCGTCGTCACCGGCTCCGGGATGCCCCAGATCTCCGCGGTCGCACAGGTCGCCGACGTGGCCAGCGAGCGGGACGTGCCGGTCATCGCCGACGGCGGCATCCGCTACTCCGGCGACGCCATCAAGGCTATCGCCGCCGGTGCCGACGCGGTGATGCTCGGGTCGTACTTCGCCGGCACGGACGAGGCTCCGGGCCGCGTCATCACGATGAACGGCAAAAAGTACAAGCAGTACCGCGGGATGGGCAGCGTCGGCGCGATGAACGAGGGCGGCGGCGAGCGCTACCTCAAGGAGGACGACGAGAACGAGGAGTACGTCCCCGAGGGCGTCGAGGCCGCGACGCCGTACAAGGGGTCGCTCGAATCCGAGCTCCACCAGCTCGTCGGCGGGATGCAGTCCGGCATGGGCTACGTCGGTGCCGAGACGATTCCGGAGTTCAAGGAGCGCTCCGAGTTCGTCCGGGTCTCCGCGGCGGGCCAGCAGGAGAGCCATCCCCACGACGTGATGATCACGGACGAAGCGCCCAACTACAGCCCCGAGAGCTAA
- a CDS encoding DUF5794 domain-containing protein translates to MSSSRHPVALDIERRVGRGGRLLATVMALPLVDGIFPVLVLAGALSTWTGMLEVGLLVFGGSAMVAVVLAEMEGGPREQARAVLLIGAVLVPLAVVEAAIAPTIAGVVQLPVFQRFAGIVILAIAAQTASARIGEILPRPAVIVGLGLLASVDPSGATLVVEANPETLARAAATAGVGVGFALLVALASPWLRNAVDIDRFRFGSAVALGILALSVLGLVPTEAPVALAALAVTGLLSFDPDNARERHSEYRPDAVDLTAAFADGGASQGVAADEQTDEGETVEYDANQERAPWL, encoded by the coding sequence ATGAGCAGCTCCAGACACCCGGTCGCCCTCGACATCGAGCGGCGGGTCGGTCGCGGCGGCCGACTGCTGGCGACCGTCATGGCCCTGCCGTTAGTCGACGGGATCTTCCCGGTGCTCGTCCTCGCGGGCGCGCTCTCGACGTGGACCGGCATGCTCGAAGTCGGCCTGCTGGTGTTCGGCGGGTCGGCGATGGTCGCCGTCGTGCTGGCCGAGATGGAGGGCGGCCCCCGCGAACAGGCCCGAGCGGTGCTCCTCATCGGGGCCGTCCTCGTGCCGCTCGCGGTCGTCGAAGCGGCCATCGCACCGACGATCGCCGGCGTCGTCCAGCTCCCCGTCTTCCAGCGGTTCGCCGGCATCGTCATCCTCGCCATCGCCGCCCAGACCGCGAGCGCTCGGATCGGCGAGATACTGCCGCGACCGGCGGTCATCGTCGGTCTCGGCCTGCTCGCCAGCGTCGACCCGTCCGGCGCGACGCTGGTCGTCGAGGCCAACCCGGAGACGCTCGCCCGGGCCGCGGCCACCGCCGGCGTCGGCGTCGGGTTCGCGCTCCTCGTCGCGCTGGCCAGTCCGTGGCTCCGCAACGCCGTCGACATCGACCGCTTCCGCTTCGGGAGCGCCGTCGCGCTCGGCATCCTCGCGCTCTCCGTGCTCGGACTGGTCCCCACGGAGGCGCCGGTCGCGCTCGCGGCGCTGGCCGTCACGGGCCTCCTCTCGTTCGACCCGGACAACGCCCGCGAGCGCCACAGCGAGTACCGCCCCGACGCGGTGGACCTGACCGCCGCCTTCGCCGACGGCGGCGCCTCGCAGGGCGTCGCCGCCGACGAACAGACCGACGAGGGCGAGACCGTCGAGTACGACGCCAATCAGGAGCGCGCCCCGTGGCTCTGA
- a CDS encoding DUF5795 family protein encodes MADNRVVQGRMQTPESLAELVEGESVMDAEPIEDADRECPECGGNVLEVGYMPSAMEFVTGYKCQDCDWSEVDRD; translated from the coding sequence ATGGCCGACAACCGCGTCGTGCAAGGGCGAATGCAGACTCCCGAGAGCCTCGCCGAACTCGTCGAGGGAGAGAGTGTCATGGACGCCGAACCGATCGAGGACGCCGACCGCGAGTGCCCGGAGTGCGGCGGCAACGTCCTCGAAGTGGGCTACATGCCTTCTGCGATGGAGTTCGTCACGGGCTACAAGTGCCAGGACTGCGACTGGTCCGAGGTCGACCGCGACTGA
- a CDS encoding ester cyclase, translating into MATATPDVEGLMQDYQELWNEKQYGKIPEVVSESITVHDPSYPTVVEGRDGLEAYLRELHEGFPDFHVTIDEMLASGDTVMAEWTVTGTHEGQFGEFPPTGNAMELHGMDTVRLADGEIQEHRVYFDVREMFEQLDLADG; encoded by the coding sequence ATGGCAACAGCCACACCAGACGTCGAAGGGCTCATGCAGGACTATCAGGAGCTCTGGAACGAGAAGCAGTACGGGAAGATTCCCGAAGTGGTCTCGGAGTCGATCACGGTCCACGACCCCAGTTATCCGACTGTCGTCGAAGGCCGTGACGGGCTCGAAGCGTATCTCCGGGAGCTCCACGAGGGCTTCCCGGACTTCCACGTGACGATCGACGAGATGCTCGCGAGCGGCGACACCGTCATGGCCGAGTGGACGGTCACGGGGACACACGAGGGACAGTTCGGGGAGTTCCCCCCGACCGGTAACGCGATGGAACTCCACGGGATGGATACGGTCCGGCTCGCCGACGGCGAGATTCAGGAACACCGAGTGTACTTCGACGTTCGAGAGATGTTCGAGCAACTCGACCTCGCGGACGGATAA
- a CDS encoding COG1361 S-layer family protein, with protein MNRALAVVIVLVATAPIATATGGSLAATTDSGAMDGGDTDDGTDGGSGDGETTQSESSGSRGVRLVDVDEDLRINESGTVSVKLENEDLGDLSDATVVLRSANPEIRVGSGRNGSRFVSDWEEGERKRVKFAVTPTADASRQRYPLTVVVRYPDAEGNTIQSAPLSFGVKPEREQGFHVDDVDGSLRAGDDGEIDVTVENDGPRDVEQAVLVVRETADGVTPLKSEVALGEFEKDDSRTVTLPFRVNRTAKPTTRQFEFVLRYTTKDGERRASGPLFADVKIRDREDVIDVADVDSDAQVGARGTVAVTLENEGDEDLADARVTFSSLDAGFRFGDARNTTRFVGEWEAGEEETFDLPTRFSNDSATDEYPVSVTTRYTDEDGDTRVADDVQFGVEPDDEQSFDLDDVSGDLRVGDDGTIEGTVTNDGPRDVSDAVLVYRSDIEGVTPRQREVPLRDLDEDEDVDFELPFRVDDTAEPTDRQFEFAVRYTNREGERRTSDPLFATVRIREEVDVIEVVEVDSASQVGDRGTASVTLVNDGEETLRDARVTFSSLDRSLRFGNASNTSRFVARWEPGEERTFDLATRLPAEAATGEYPVSVTTRYTDEDGDEQVADDVQFGVTPDAEQGFDIDDPEGQLRVGRDGTISGVVENEGPQDAESAVLRVIPPGDNFVALESGYVLGSFDSGENATFEFPIRVRDAARPGRKQFEFVVEYRNDEGDVLESRRLAARYRVEGAADQFRVTNAESDVQVGEEGTVALRLRYTGEEELTDAVVQLQSVSGDLTVGAGGGVNGSRAVGQWDPGERRTVRFQVAAPNDTAPQDYPFDVRVTYEDEDGDRQRSAAISLAIRPAPEQAFSVGGVSGALEVGAESDLTGRVVNDGPRDVESVVVEIRSTSDSLEPQETEYAVGNLSAGESSQFRLPVVVPEGAAAIPKQAQFVVRYTTPGGDRRATDPLSSTLSVAGETDTVRVVDLNETVRAGEDGNVTVTLENAGEETIRQVSVSLRSQSGELRVQESANASRFVDELAPDERRTVSYQVTAPEDGGGQRYPLRLRATYEDETGDSQPAESTLLGVTAAPEQTFAVGNVSGTLRVGSEGTLLATVTNRGPTTVTDAVVLLSAGSENVVIRENESPVGRLAPEETAAVSFPVEVLDETEPGDRRVSFVVEYRNRDRENRESDSLPGVVDVDDRRPVFEVTTENASIEAGDTELVTLNVTNNADVTLTNVDARVFVDDPLSTDDEQAFVDRLEPNETVRLTFAISATESATLKDYPLLVDFQYDEPDEETKLSDTYRVAVGIVEPVDDGLPWLLLLAVLLVLLVVAAVLYRRRRSADEGSAVGADGSAGTDETDDGPTTDTDSETTGG; from the coding sequence ATGAACCGCGCTCTCGCCGTCGTGATCGTGCTGGTAGCTACCGCACCGATAGCGACGGCCACCGGCGGCTCGCTCGCAGCGACGACGGACTCGGGTGCTATGGACGGTGGCGATACAGACGACGGAACGGACGGCGGTAGCGGTGATGGCGAGACGACGCAGTCCGAGTCGTCGGGAAGCCGGGGGGTTCGACTCGTGGACGTCGACGAGGACCTCCGGATCAACGAGTCGGGGACCGTCTCGGTCAAACTGGAGAACGAAGACCTCGGGGACCTCTCGGACGCGACGGTCGTGCTGCGCTCTGCGAACCCCGAGATCCGCGTCGGAAGCGGACGCAACGGCAGTCGGTTCGTCAGCGACTGGGAGGAGGGCGAACGAAAGCGCGTGAAATTTGCCGTCACGCCCACCGCGGACGCCAGCCGACAGCGCTATCCCCTCACGGTCGTCGTCCGCTATCCGGACGCCGAGGGGAACACTATCCAGTCGGCACCGCTCTCCTTCGGCGTGAAGCCCGAGCGGGAACAGGGGTTCCACGTCGACGACGTCGACGGGTCGCTCCGGGCGGGCGACGACGGCGAGATCGACGTGACCGTCGAGAACGACGGCCCCCGAGACGTCGAGCAGGCGGTGCTGGTCGTCCGCGAGACCGCCGACGGCGTGACGCCGCTGAAGTCCGAGGTCGCCCTCGGCGAGTTCGAGAAGGACGACTCGCGAACCGTCACCCTCCCGTTCCGGGTCAATCGGACCGCGAAGCCGACGACGCGGCAGTTCGAGTTCGTCCTCCGGTACACGACCAAAGACGGGGAGCGACGGGCGAGCGGTCCGCTGTTCGCCGACGTCAAGATACGGGATCGAGAGGACGTCATCGACGTCGCGGACGTGGACTCCGACGCGCAGGTCGGCGCGCGCGGCACCGTGGCCGTCACACTCGAAAACGAGGGTGACGAGGACCTAGCGGACGCCCGCGTGACCTTCTCCTCGCTCGACGCCGGGTTCCGCTTCGGCGACGCGCGGAACACGACGCGGTTCGTCGGCGAGTGGGAGGCCGGCGAAGAGGAGACGTTCGACCTCCCGACGCGGTTCTCGAACGACTCGGCGACCGACGAGTACCCCGTGTCGGTGACGACCCGCTACACCGACGAGGACGGAGACACCCGGGTCGCGGACGACGTGCAGTTCGGCGTCGAACCGGACGACGAGCAGTCCTTCGACCTCGACGACGTCTCCGGGGACCTCCGGGTGGGCGACGACGGGACGATCGAGGGGACCGTGACGAACGACGGTCCGAGAGACGTCTCGGACGCGGTGTTGGTGTACCGCTCCGATATCGAGGGCGTGACGCCGCGCCAGCGCGAGGTCCCTCTCCGCGACCTCGACGAGGACGAAGATGTCGACTTCGAACTGCCGTTCCGAGTCGACGACACCGCGGAACCGACCGACCGGCAGTTCGAGTTCGCCGTCCGCTACACGAACCGCGAAGGGGAACGGCGGACGAGCGACCCGCTGTTCGCGACGGTGCGGATACGCGAGGAAGTCGACGTGATCGAGGTGGTCGAAGTCGACTCGGCCTCGCAGGTCGGCGACCGCGGGACGGCGAGCGTGACGCTCGTCAACGACGGCGAGGAGACCCTGCGGGACGCCCGGGTGACCTTCTCCTCGCTCGACCGTTCGCTTCGCTTCGGTAACGCCTCGAACACGTCGCGATTCGTCGCCCGGTGGGAACCCGGCGAGGAGCGGACGTTCGACCTGGCGACGCGGCTCCCGGCGGAGGCCGCGACCGGCGAGTATCCGGTCTCGGTGACGACGCGTTACACCGACGAGGACGGCGACGAGCAGGTCGCGGACGACGTGCAGTTCGGGGTCACGCCCGACGCCGAACAGGGGTTCGACATCGACGATCCCGAGGGCCAGTTGCGGGTCGGACGCGACGGTACCATCTCCGGCGTCGTCGAGAACGAGGGGCCGCAGGACGCCGAATCGGCGGTTCTCAGAGTGATTCCACCCGGCGACAATTTCGTCGCGCTCGAATCGGGGTACGTGCTGGGAAGCTTCGATAGCGGCGAGAACGCGACCTTCGAGTTCCCGATTCGCGTCCGCGACGCGGCGCGACCGGGCCGCAAGCAGTTCGAGTTCGTCGTCGAGTACCGCAACGACGAGGGCGACGTACTGGAGAGCCGGCGGTTGGCGGCGCGCTATCGCGTCGAGGGCGCGGCCGACCAGTTCCGCGTGACGAACGCCGAGAGCGACGTGCAGGTCGGTGAGGAGGGAACCGTCGCGCTCAGGCTGCGTTACACGGGTGAGGAGGAACTCACCGACGCGGTGGTCCAGTTACAGTCGGTGAGCGGCGACCTGACCGTGGGGGCGGGCGGCGGGGTCAACGGGAGTCGCGCGGTCGGCCAGTGGGACCCCGGCGAACGACGAACTGTCCGGTTCCAGGTGGCCGCGCCGAACGACACGGCCCCGCAGGACTACCCGTTCGACGTGCGAGTCACCTACGAGGACGAGGACGGCGACCGGCAGCGCTCGGCGGCGATCTCCCTCGCCATCAGGCCCGCCCCGGAACAGGCGTTCTCGGTCGGCGGCGTCAGCGGCGCGCTCGAAGTCGGGGCGGAGAGCGACCTCACCGGCCGGGTCGTGAACGACGGGCCGCGCGACGTCGAGAGCGTCGTCGTCGAGATCCGCTCGACGAGCGACTCGCTCGAACCGCAGGAGACGGAGTACGCCGTCGGAAACCTCTCCGCTGGCGAGTCCTCGCAGTTCCGGTTGCCCGTCGTCGTCCCGGAGGGCGCGGCGGCCATCCCGAAGCAGGCCCAGTTCGTCGTGCGCTACACGACCCCCGGCGGCGACCGGCGCGCGACCGACCCGCTCTCCTCGACGCTGTCGGTCGCGGGCGAGACCGATACGGTCCGCGTCGTCGATCTGAACGAGACGGTCCGGGCGGGCGAGGACGGCAACGTGACGGTGACGCTCGAAAACGCCGGTGAGGAGACCATACGGCAGGTCAGCGTCTCGCTGCGCTCACAGAGCGGCGAGCTACGGGTTCAGGAGTCGGCGAACGCGTCGCGGTTCGTCGACGAGCTAGCGCCCGACGAGCGCCGGACGGTCTCGTATCAAGTGACGGCTCCCGAAGACGGGGGCGGCCAGCGCTACCCGCTCCGGCTCCGAGCCACCTACGAGGACGAGACGGGCGACAGCCAACCGGCCGAGAGCACGCTTCTCGGCGTGACGGCCGCGCCCGAACAGACGTTCGCCGTCGGGAACGTCTCGGGGACGCTCCGGGTCGGGTCGGAGGGGACGCTCCTGGCGACGGTCACCAACCGCGGCCCGACGACGGTCACCGACGCCGTCGTTCTCCTCTCCGCGGGGAGCGAGAACGTCGTGATTCGGGAGAACGAGTCGCCCGTGGGCCGCCTCGCGCCCGAGGAGACGGCCGCCGTCTCGTTCCCCGTCGAGGTACTGGACGAGACCGAACCCGGCGACCGCCGGGTCTCCTTCGTCGTCGAGTACCGGAACCGCGACCGCGAGAACCGCGAGAGCGACTCGCTGCCCGGCGTCGTCGACGTCGACGACCGCCGCCCGGTGTTCGAAGTCACCACCGAGAACGCCTCTATCGAGGCCGGCGACACCGAACTGGTGACGCTCAACGTCACGAACAACGCCGACGTCACGCTCACCAACGTCGACGCCCGCGTGTTCGTCGACGACCCGCTGAGCACCGACGACGAGCAGGCGTTCGTCGACCGCCTCGAACCGAACGAGACCGTCCGGTTGACGTTTGCGATAAGCGCGACCGAGAGCGCGACGCTGAAGGACTACCCGCTGCTCGTGGACTTCCAGTACGACGAGCCCGACGAGGAGACGAAGCTCTCGGACACCTATCGGGTCGCCGTCGGCATCGTCGAACCCGTCGACGACGGGCTCCCGTGGCTCCTCCTGTTGGCCGTCCTCCTCGTCCTCCTCGTCGTCGCGGCGGTGCTTTACCGCCGCCGGCGTTCGGCAGACGAGGGGAGCGCGGTCGGGGCCGACGGATCGGCCGGGACCGACGAGACGGACGACGGACCCACGACTGATACCGACTCCGAGACGACTGGGGGATGA